The DNA region ACTATCCCAAGGGATTGGGAGCGATCGATGCAGACCTTGCCAAAATCCAGGGAGTGACGGAGCACACCTTCGAGAAGATCCACTTCTCCTGCTGCGACGAGCCCGGCTTCCTGGAGGAACTGGCGGACTTCGAGCGCAACCAGGTCATTGTCTGCGGGATTGAAACCCATATCTGCGTGTACAATACGGTTATGCAGCTGCTGCAGGAAGGGTACACGGTAGCCGTGGTGGCCGAAGCGATCCGAAGCAGGAACTGGGAGTACGCCGAATACGCCGCCGACGGCATGCTGAGCGCGGGGGCCGCCGTTCTCCCCCTCGAATCGGTGGTCTACCAGCTTCTCGGAAAGGCGGGGACACCGGAATTCAAAGAGGTGCTCGCCATGATCAAGGAAAGGGCATAACAAAAACGTGACAGACTATCCGCTCCAATTTCTCCGGTTCCTGGGCACCTCCGGCGGACGCTTCACGATGCTCCACCAGGAACGTGCCTCCGGGGGGCTCTGGCTGCAGTCCCGGGGGTCCGCAGCGGTGATCGACCCGGGACCCGGAGCGCTTGTGCAGATCCACAGAGCCAGACCACAGCTCGCCCTCGAAGCAATCAACGCCCTCCTGCTGACGCATCGACATCTGGACCACAGTACGGATGTCAACGTCATCGCCGAAGCCATGACCGGCGGCGGTTTCAAGAATCAGGGGGCAGCCGTGCTGCCCGGGGACGCCCTCGACGAAAGCGAACCGATTCTTTTCGCCTATCTGCAGAGGCGCATCCGTCGCCTGCTGACCTGGGAGAACACCCAGCCCGTCACGCTCCGGCGGGACACAACGGTAACGCCCCATCTGCTCATCCATCACGGCGTGGAATGCTACGGACTGATCTTCGATCTCGCCCACGGAACGCGACTGGGGCTGATCAGCGACACCCGCTTCTTCCCGGGACTGCCTGCGCTCTTTGCGGGCTGCACCACGCTTATCGTGAATGTCACCTTCTCCAAACAGAAACCGGGCTACGACCATCTCTCCTTCGACGATCTCGGCCCGATCCTCGAGGAGGCCGCTCCACGACTCGCCATCGCGACCCACTTCGGCCGCGGCGCCCTGCGGGACAACCCCGACGAGCTGGTGCGGCGTTTCCGGAAAGAAGGACGGGAGGTGCTCGCCGCCGCCGATGGAATGGTGGTGGATCTCGAAAGCCACCGCCGGGTACAATAGAGGGACCCGGCCACAGAGGAAACAGCGACAAAGCAACCCATCAAAGGAGGATGGAAATGCCCTATATCGCCAAGAGAGCTCGTGAAGGAAAGACCGGCATCTTCGCCCAGGTGGACAGCTGGGTCCGCGAGGCGGCGGAAACCCGGGACGACCTCGTTCATCTCGGTATCGGCAGCCCCAACAGGATGCCGGCGTCGCATATCCTCGACGAGCTGGTCACCGCCTGCCGCCGCGAGGGCAACTACAAGTATCCCTTTATCCACCAGGCGCTCCCCCGGGCCATCGCCGACTGGTACAGCGACCGTTTCGGCGTACGGCTGGATCCGGACAGCGAGGTGCTGCCCCTGTGGGGAACCCAGGAGGGGCTCTCCCATCTCCCGCTGGCCCTGATGGAACACGGCGACAGCTGCCTGCTCCCCGATCCTGGGTACCCTATCTACCACTACATGCCCACCGTGGTGGATGGAGAGGGCATCCCCTTCTCTCTGCTGGAGTCAACGGGCTTCATGCCCGATTTCGACGCCATCGACGCGGAGTCGGCCCGGAAGGCCCGCTTTCTGCTGCTCAACTACCCCAACAATCCTCTGGGCAAGGTGGCCCCTCCGGAGGTGCTGGAACGTGCGGTGGCCTTCTGCCGGGAACACGACCTTCTGCTGGTCTACGACAACGCCTACTGCGAGCTCACCTACGACGGTCGGCGTGCCCCAAGCGTGCTCCAGGTGGAGGGCGCCAGGGAGTGGGCTGTGGAGTTCAACTCCTTCTCCAAGACCTTCAACCTCGCCGGGATGCGGGTGGGCTTTATGGTCGGCAACCCGGCAGTGGTGGGCGCCCTGAAGCAGCTCAAGGGAAACATGGACTACGGACTCTTCCGACCGGCTCAGGAGGCCGCTGTAGCGGCCCTGACCAATCCGAAACGCGATGAGGTCATCGCAGGGGTCAGGCAGCTCTATCAGGACAGGCGGGACGCCTTCATCGCGGCGGCCTCGGAAGAGGGATGGGAGATCGAACCGCCGGAAGGAAGCATGTTCATCTGGGCCAGGGTGCCGGGAAGCGGCGACGACGTGGCCTTCACCTCCTTCTGCATCCGGGAGGCCGGGGTCGCCGTCACCCCGGGGAGCGGGTTCGGTCCCAGCGGCAGGGGCTATGTGCGGATCGCCCTCGTCGAGGAGATCCCCACACTCCGTCAAGCAGCAAGACGTATCGGAAGGGCGCTCTCGAGCTGGGAGAGGGAACGCTCGCAAGCACGGTAAGCCTATGGAGGTGACCCTATGATCATGAACAGGATGCGTGCCCTGGAACTCCACAGGAAGGCACGCGGAAAGATCCAGGCCTATCCGACGATCAACGCCAACACCGAGGAGGACATCGCCCTCGCCTACGTACCTGGAAGCATCGTCGCCGCCGAGGAGATCCAGAAAGACCCGGAGCAGAGCTTCGAGTATACCGGGCGGAGCAACCGAATCGCCGTGATCTCCGACGGAAGCGCCATCTTTGGGCTCGGCGACGTGGGCCCCCTGGCCGCACTTCCCGTCATTGAAGGCAAGTGTCTGCTCTTCAAGCTCTTTGGGGACATCAACGCGCTCCCGCTCTGCCTGGACTGCAACGACCCCGATAACATGGCGCTGGTAGGGCGTACCATCGCACCGAACTTCGGAGCCATCAACGTGGAGGACGTCTCCAGCCCCAATACCTTCACCCTGGTTCGGGAGCTGCAGAGCCGGATCGATATCCCCGTTTTCTGCGACGACCAGCACGGCACGGCGGTGGTCACCCTCGCCGCACTGAAGAACGCTCTGGAAATCGTGGGAAAGAATCTCGAGGAGACAACCATCGCCCTGAGCGGTGCCGGCGCGGCGGGGATCGCCACAGCGGAGCTGCTGATCGCCGCCGGGGCCAGGAACATCATCATGGTGAACGCCAACGGGATCCTCGACGAGGAAAACATGCGGATGAACCACATCCAGGAGGACCTCTCCAAGCGGCTCAATCCGGAACAGCGGAAGGGACATCTGAAGGAGGCCATGAAAGGCGCCGACATCTTTATCGGGCTCTCAAGAGGGGGAATCGTCACCCAGGAGATGGTATCCTCCATGGCGGAGCGGCCGATCGTGTTCGCACTGGCGCTCCCCGATCCCGAAATCATCCCCGAGGAGGCCATCGCCGGCGGCGCCGAGATCGTCGGGACCGGCGGTTTCGAGGAATCGGCCAATCCGATCCCCAATCTCCACTCCTCGCCGCCGATCCTGCGGGGAGCACTGGACATACGCGCCACGACGCTCACGGAGCACATGTTCCTCGCCGCCGCCACCTCGCTGGCAAGCCTGGTGGACCGGAGACGACTCTCTCCGCAGCATATCATGCCCGATCTCTTCTGCGACGAGGTGGCGCCCCGCGTGGCGGAGGCCGTCGCCCAGGCAGCCGTGGCCGACGGCGTCGCGACCAGGCCGCTCAAGGAAGGCGTCGTGTACGACCAGACCTGGCAGCGGATCTACGGCGCCACC from Synergistales bacterium includes:
- a CDS encoding aminotransferase class I/II-fold pyridoxal phosphate-dependent enzyme, which codes for MPYIAKRAREGKTGIFAQVDSWVREAAETRDDLVHLGIGSPNRMPASHILDELVTACRREGNYKYPFIHQALPRAIADWYSDRFGVRLDPDSEVLPLWGTQEGLSHLPLALMEHGDSCLLPDPGYPIYHYMPTVVDGEGIPFSLLESTGFMPDFDAIDAESARKARFLLLNYPNNPLGKVAPPEVLERAVAFCREHDLLLVYDNAYCELTYDGRRAPSVLQVEGAREWAVEFNSFSKTFNLAGMRVGFMVGNPAVVGALKQLKGNMDYGLFRPAQEAAVAALTNPKRDEVIAGVRQLYQDRRDAFIAAASEEGWEIEPPEGSMFIWARVPGSGDDVAFTSFCIREAGVAVTPGSGFGPSGRGYVRIALVEEIPTLRQAARRIGRALSSWERERSQAR
- a CDS encoding MBL fold metallo-hydrolase; translation: MTDYPLQFLRFLGTSGGRFTMLHQERASGGLWLQSRGSAAVIDPGPGALVQIHRARPQLALEAINALLLTHRHLDHSTDVNVIAEAMTGGGFKNQGAAVLPGDALDESEPILFAYLQRRIRRLLTWENTQPVTLRRDTTVTPHLLIHHGVECYGLIFDLAHGTRLGLISDTRFFPGLPALFAGCTTLIVNVTFSKQKPGYDHLSFDDLGPILEEAAPRLAIATHFGRGALRDNPDELVRRFRKEGREVLAAADGMVVDLESHRRVQ
- a CDS encoding NAD-dependent malic enzyme, yielding MIMNRMRALELHRKARGKIQAYPTINANTEEDIALAYVPGSIVAAEEIQKDPEQSFEYTGRSNRIAVISDGSAIFGLGDVGPLAALPVIEGKCLLFKLFGDINALPLCLDCNDPDNMALVGRTIAPNFGAINVEDVSSPNTFTLVRELQSRIDIPVFCDDQHGTAVVTLAALKNALEIVGKNLEETTIALSGAGAAGIATAELLIAAGARNIIMVNANGILDEENMRMNHIQEDLSKRLNPEQRKGHLKEAMKGADIFIGLSRGGIVTQEMVSSMAERPIVFALALPDPEIIPEEAIAGGAEIVGTGGFEESANPIPNLHSSPPILRGALDIRATTLTEHMFLAAATSLASLVDRRRLSPQHIMPDLFCDEVAPRVAEAVAQAAVADGVATRPLKEGVVYDQTWQRIYGATMSRI
- a CDS encoding isochorismatase family protein, with protein sequence MQPSVLRANSSILLMIDMQAKLLNALPAREELIEETEVLLKCCSTLGVPVLATEHYPKGLGAIDADLAKIQGVTEHTFEKIHFSCCDEPGFLEELADFERNQVIVCGIETHICVYNTVMQLLQEGYTVAVVAEAIRSRNWEYAEYAADGMLSAGAAVLPLESVVYQLLGKAGTPEFKEVLAMIKERA